One genomic segment of Polyodon spathula isolate WHYD16114869_AA chromosome 17, ASM1765450v1, whole genome shotgun sequence includes these proteins:
- the LOC121329838 gene encoding low-density lipoprotein receptor-related protein 5-like has protein sequence MSLQGLAMETLFIGLLLYSYFLLVGASPLLLFANRRDVRLVDAGSGKPESVVVVSGLEDAAAVDFVYSEGLIYWTDVSEEAIKQTLFNQSGNVQTVIVSGLDSPDGLACDWLGKKLYWTDSETNRIEVANLNGTSRKVLFWQALDQPRAIALDPAHGYIYWTDWGEEPRIERAGMDGSTRKIIVDSDIYWPNGLTIDLDEQKLYWADAKLSFIHRANLDGTFRQTVVEGTLTHPFALTLSGETLYWTDWQTRSIHACDKKTGEKKKEILNSIYSPMDIQVLGQERQPDIRTPCDENNGGCTHLCLLSPREPFYSCACPTGVQLQEDGRTCKPGAEEVLLLARRTDLRRVSLDLPDFTDIVLQVDDIRHAIAIDYDPVEGYVYWTDDEVKAIRRSLIDGTGAETLLTTEVNHPDGIAVDWVARNLYWTDTGTDRIEVTRLNGTSRRILISENLDEPRAIVLDPICGYMYWTDWGEKPKIERASLDGSDRLVLLNNSLGWPNGLAIDYAEGKLYWGDAKTDKIEVINIDGTDRKTLLEDKLPHIFGFTLLGDYIYWTDWQRRSIERVHKTKGIREIIIDQLPDLMGLKATRVTKAFGTNPCADNNGDCSHLCFFRPQGPQCACPMGLELLGDMKTCIVPEAFLLFTSRADIRRISLGTHNNDVAIPLPGVKEASALDFEVSDNRIYWTDVSLKTISRAFMNGSSVEHVIEFGLDYPEGMAVDWMGKNLYWADTGTNRIELARLDGQYRQVLVWKDLDNPRSLALDPANGFMYWTEWGGKPRIVRAHMDGANSVTLVDKVGRANGLTIDYTDQRLYWTDLDTCMIESSNMLGLEREVIADDLPHPFGLTQYRDYIYWTDWNLRSIERADKTNGQNRTIIQGHLDYVMDILVFHSSRQDGSNECVQNNGQCAQLCLAVPEGYKCGCASHYTLDGNGRNCSSPSSFLLFSQKSAISRMVLDEQSPDIILPIHGLRNVRAISYDPLDNVIYWVDGRQNIVKRARDDGSQPFVVVSATNHIQNPEKQPHDLSIDIFSRTVYWTCEATNTINMNRLDGKGIGVVLRGEHDRPRALAMNAERGYMYFTNMQERSAKIERASLDGTEREVLFTTGLVRPVALAIDNKLGKLFWVDADLKRIESSDLSGANRITLQDSNILQPTGLTVLGEHLYWIDRQQQMIERVDKISGDKRTRIQGRIVHLTGIHAVEDIDTDEFSAHPCSRDNGGCSHICIAKGDGTPRCSCPVHLVLLQNLLTCGEPPTCSPDQFACSTGEIDCIPMAWRCDGFLECDDHSDEENCPLCSANQFQCEKGQCIESRLRCNGEIDCQDKSDEQDCDMICRPNQFRCGTSQCILVKQQCDSFPDCSDGSDEMLCELNTETELQTHSSAIGPVIGIILSLFVMGAMYFVCQRVVCRRYKGPNGPFPHEYISGTPHVPLNFIAPGSSQHGTFTGISCGKSMMSSMSLMGSSGSGAPLYDRNHVTGASSSSSSSTKGTFYPQILNPPPSPATDRSLYNTEMFYSSNSPSTTRSYRPYLMRGIAPPTTPCSTDMCDSDYTTSRWKTNKYYIDLNSDSDPYPPPPTPRSQYMSAEESCPPSPSTERSYFHLCPPPPSPCTDSS, from the exons GTACATATACTGGACAGACTGGGGGGAGGAGCCCCGCATTGAGAGAGCTGGGATGGACGGCAGCACCAGGAAAATCATTGTGGACTCTGACATTTACTGGCCCAATGGTCTGACGATAGACCTGGATGAACAGAAACTTTACTGGGCAGACGCAAAGCTGAGTTTTATCCACAGAGCAAACCTGGATGGCACCTTTCG GCAAACTGTTGTTGAAGGCACGTTGACGCACCCGTTCGCACTGACGCTATCCGGGGAAACTCTGTACTGGACAGACTGGCAGACCCGCTCGATACACGCCTGTGACAAGAAAACAGGGGAGAAGAAGAAGGAAATTCTCAATAGCATTTATTCTCCGATGGACATCCAGGTCCTGGGCCAGGAGAGACAGCCCGACA TTCGAACCCCCTGTGATGAAAACAACGGAGGCTGCACCCACTTGTGCCTCCTGTCCCCAAGAGAGCCTTTTTACAGCTGTGCTTGTCCTACTGGTGTCCAGCTTCAAGAAGATGGCAGGACCTGCAAACCAG gcgcTGAAGAAGTATTATTACTAGCTAGAAGAACAGACTTGCGACGTGTCTCTCTTGATTTGCCTGACTTCACAGACATTGTGCTGCAGGTTGATGACATTCGGCATGCCATCGCAATTGACTATGATCCAGTGGAGGGTTATGTGTACTGGACCGACGACGAGGTCAAAGCGATCCGCAGATCGCTCATTGACGGCACTGGGGCCGAGACGCTGCTCACCACTGAAGTGAACCACCCTGATGGGATAGCAGTGGACTGGGTAGCCCGAAACCTTTACTGGACCGACACCGGGACCGATCGCATCGAGGTGACGAGGCTAAATGGCACATCCAGGAGAATCCTCATATCGGAAAATTTAGACGAGCCAAGAGCCATCGTACTGGATCCTATCTGTGG ATACATGTATTGGACCGACTGGGGTGAAAAACCAAAGATCGAGCGTGCCAGCTTGGACGGCAGTGACCGCCTTGTCCTTCTGAATAACTCTTTGGGTTGGCCAAATGGGTTAGCAATAGACTATGCAGAGGGAAAGCTGTACTGGGGAGATGCCAAAACAGACAAAATCGAG GTGATAAATATTGATGGCACTGACCGGAAGACACTTTTAGAAGATAAACTGCCTCATATATTTGGGTTTACATTGCTGGGGGATTATATCTACTGGACTGACTGGCAGAGAAGGAGCATTGAACGTGTCCACAAGACCAAAGGCATAAGAGAGATCATCATAGACCAGCTGCCAGATCTTATGGGCCTCAAAGCAACACGGGTGACTAAAGCATTTG gaaCTAACCCTTGTGCGGACAACAATGGAGATTGCAGCCACCTGTGTTTCTTCAGGCCACAGGGTCCACAGTGTGCCTGTCCAATGGGTCTGGAGCTTCTGGGTGACATGAAGACCTGCATTGTGCCTGAAGCCTTCCTGCTGTTCACCAGCAGAGCTGACATTCGGAGGATATCTCTGGGAACACACAACAACGACGTTGCCATTCCTCTCCCTGGAGTCAAAGAGGCTTCTGCTCTGGATTTCGAAGTGTCTGATAATAGGATCTATTGGACTGATGTCAGTTTGAAG aCTATAAGCCGTGCTTTCATGAACGGCAGCTCTGTTGAGCACGTGATTGAGTTTGGACTGGACTACCCTGAGGGTATGGCGGTGGATTGGATGGGAAAGAACCTTTACTGGGCCGACACAGGCACTAACCGGATCGAGTTAGCCCGTCTAGACGGACAGTACCGCCAGGTCCTCGTGTGGAAAGACTTGGACAACCCTCGATCTCTGGCGCTTGACCCAGCTAACGG GTTCATGTACTGGACTGAGTGGGGAGGTAAACCCAGGATAGTGAGAGCGCACATGGATGGAGCCAACAGCGTCACGCTAGTTGATAAAGTGGGACGAGCCAACGGGCTTACTATTGACTACACAGACCAGAGGCTGTATTGGACAGACTTGGACACATGCATGATTGAGTCCTCCAACATGCTAG GGCTGGAAAGGGAAGTTATTGCAGATGATCTCCCCCACCCTTTTGGGCTCACCCAATACCGGGACTATATCTATTGGACCGACTGGAACCTGCGCAGCATCGAACGAGCTGACAAGACCAACGGGCAGAACCGCACGATAATCCAGGGGCATCTGGACTACGTTATGGATATTTTAGTGTTCCACTCCTCCCGCCAGGACGGCTCCAACGAATGTGTGCAGAATAATGGGCAGTGCGCCCAGCTTTGTCTGGCGGTACCTGAGGGATACAAGTGTGGATGTGCATCACATTACACTCTTGACGGCAACGGCAGGAATTGTAGCT CCCCTTCCAGCTTCCTCCTGTTCAGTCAGAAATCGGCGATCAGTCGCATGGTGTTGGACGAGCAGAGCCCAGACATCATCCTCCCTATCCACGGACTGCGCAACGTCCGGGCCATCAGCTACGACCCTCTTGACAACGTTATTTACTGGGTGGACGGGCGGCAGAACATTGTCAAGAGAGCAAGGGATGATGGGTCACAG CCATTTGTAGTGGTCTCTGCTACCAACCATATTCAGAACCCGGAGAAGCAGCCCCACGATCTGAGCATTGACATTTTCAGTCGGACTGTCTACTGGACATGTGAAGCCaccaacaccatcaacatgaacaGACTGGATGGGAAAGGCATAGGAGTGGTGTTGCGTGGAGAGCACGATCGACCAAGAGCCCTTGCGATGAATGCGGAAAGAGG GTACATGTACTTCACAAACATGCAAGAGAGGTCTGCTAAAATAGAGCGCGCTTCCCTGGATGGGACTGAGCGGGAGGTGCTGTTCACTACAGGACTCGTTCGACCTGTCGCTCTGGCAATCGACAACAAGCTGGGGAAGCTCTTCTGGGTGGATGCCGATCTCAAACGCATCGAGAGCAGTGACTTGTCTG GAGCAAATAGAATTACTCTGCAGGATTCCAATATCCTCCAGCCCACAGGGCTGACAGTGCTGGGAGAGCACCTGTACTGGATAGACAGGCAGCAGCAGATGATTGAGCGTGTGGACAAAATCAGTGGGGACAAGAGGACCAGGATCCAGGGGAGGATAGTGCATCTCACTGGGATCCACGCAGTGGAAGACATTGACACAGACGAGTTCT CTGCACACCCATGTTCCCGTGACAACGGAGGCTGCTCACACATCTGCATTGCGAAGGGTGACGGAACCCCCCGCTGCTCCTGCCCAGTCCACCTGGTACTGCTGCAGAACCTGCTCACCTGTGGAG AACCCCCGACGTGTTCCCCTGATCAGTTTGCCTGCTCCACTGGGGAGATCGACTGTATCCCCATGGCCTGGCGCTGCGACGGCTTTCTTGAGTGTGATGACCACAGCGACGAGGAGAACTGCCCGCTGTGCTCCGCCAACCAGTTCCAGTGTGAGAAGGGACAATGCATAGAGTCTCGGCTGCGCTGCAACGGGGAGATCGACTGCCAGGATAAGTCCGATGAGCAGGACTGTGACA TGATCTGCCGTCCGAACCAGTTTCGCTGCGGCACCAGCCAGTGCATCCTGGTGAAACAGCAGTGCGATTCCTTCCCAGACTGTAGCGACGGATCAGACGAGATGCTTTGCG AGttgaacacagagactgaactccAGACTCACAGCAGTGCCATTGGGCCTGTCATTGGGATCATACTGTCGCTGTTCGTCATGGGAGCCATGTATTTCGTGTGCCAGCGAGTGGTGTGTCGTCGCTATAAAGGACCCAATGGACCATTTCCTCATGAATATATCAGCGGGACTCCTCACGTCCCTCTTAATTTCATAGCCCCAGGAAGCTCCCAGCATGGCACTTTCACTG GGATCTCGTGTGGGAAGTCCATGATGAGTTCCATGAGTCTGATGGGGAGCAGTGGCAGCGGCGCCCCTCTGTATGACAGGAACCATGTGACTGGAGCATCATCTAGCAGCTCTTCCAGTACTAAAGGAACCTTCTACCCACAG ATTTTGAACCCACCTCCATCTCCAGCTACCGATCGTTCTCTGTACaatactgaaatgttttattcctcCAATAGTCCTTCAACTACCAGATCATACAG GCCCTATCTAATGCGAGGCATTGCGCCCCCCACCACACCCTGCAGCACTGACATGTGTGACAGCGACTACACCACCAGTCGATGGAAGACAAACAAGTACTACATTGATCTGAACTCGGACTCGGACCCCTACCCTCCGCCCCCCACCCCTCGGAGCCAGTACATGTCTGCGGAGGAGAGCtgccccccctctccctccacaGAGCGCAGCTACTTCCACCTGTGCCCCCCACCACCCTCCCCTTGTACAGACTCCTCATGA